From Quercus lobata isolate SW786 chromosome 1, ValleyOak3.0 Primary Assembly, whole genome shotgun sequence, one genomic window encodes:
- the LOC115995383 gene encoding epsin-3 isoform X2 has protein sequence MSILSKNTSSNMMGTSSFHELKKQASFFFKEKIKTARLALTDVTTAQLMTEEATSGNPWAPDMPTLGSISKAAFELEDYTRIVEILHKRFLKFERKNWRVSYNSLIVLEHLLTQGPESVAGEFRSDKDVISEMESFQYIDEKGFNWGLTARKKAERILKLLEKGPLLKEERDRARKLTRGIQGFGSFSHRPSSAESVLRESPSFTTFGRSNSQFNSQGNQENQFSNSKKGLCKEVQRSQQSHQVEIMLESSNNIENEKSLDGLCNTKVLEKAETQTSFKENTAPDKEELHIWNPTGESNPLLDDKKNESRIEMSMEEDHPFNETQNQTTASLLLKI, from the exons AGCAACATGATGGGCACGTCCTCTTTCCATGAATTGAAAAAGCaagcttctttctttttcaaggagaagatcaAGACTGCTAGATTAGCTCTCACAGATGTCACAACCGCACAGTT GATGACAGAAGAAGCTACAAGTGGAAATCCATGGGCGCCAGACATGCCTACCTTGGGATCAATTTCAAAGGCTGCTTTTGAACTAGAAGATTATACAAGAATTGTAGAAATTCTGCACAAAAG ATTCCTGAAGTTTGAAAGAAAGAATTGGAGGGTCTCTTATAATTCCCTGATTGTACTTGAGCATTTGTTGACACAAGGGCCAGAGAGTGTTGCAGGAGAGTTTCGAAGTGACAAAGATGTTATAAGTGAAATGGAAAGCTTTCAGTATATAGATGAGAAAGG ATTTAATTGGGGCCTCACTGCTAGAAAAAAAGCTGAAAGAATATTGAAGCTGCTTGAGAAAGGCCCTCTTCTCAAAGAAGAAAGAGACCGAGCTCGGAAGCTAACAAGAGGGATTCAAGGTTTTGGGAGCTTTAGCCATCGGCCATCTTCAGCAGAAAGTGTTCTAAGAGAATCACCATCTTTCACAACATTTGGAAGGTCTAATTCTCAGTTCAACAGTCAAGGAAATCAGGAAAACCAgttttcaaactcaaaaaaagG GTTGTGCAAAGAAGTTCAAAGATCACAGCAAAGCCATCAGGTTGAAATAATGCTTGAGTCTAGTAACAACATTGAGAATGAGAAATCTTTGGACGGTTTGTGCAACACCAAGGTGCTTGAGAAGGCTGAAACTCAGACTAGTTTCAAAGAAAATACGGCTCCTGACAAGGAAGAGTTGCACATATGGAACCCCACAGGGGAGTCTAACCCACTTCTGGATGATAAGAAAAATGAATCCAGGATTGAGATGTCCATGGAAGAAGATCATCCCTTCAATGAGACTCAGAATCAAACCACAGCCTCACTGCTTTTGAAGATTTGA
- the LOC115995383 gene encoding epsin-3 isoform X1 has product MSILSKNTSSNMMGTSSFHELKKQASFFFKEKIKTARLALTDVTTAQLMTEEATSGNPWAPDMPTLGSISKAAFELEDYTRIVEILHKRFLKFERKNWRVSYNSLIVLEHLLTQGPESVAGEFRSDKDVISEMESFQYIDEKGFNWGLTARKKAERILKLLEKGPLLKEERDRARKLTRGIQGFGSFSHRPSSAESVLRESPSFTTFGRSNSQFNSQGNQENQFSNSKKGLCKEVQRPQQSHQVEIMLESNSNKGLCKEVQRSQQSHQVEIMLESSNNIENEKSLDGLCNTKVLEKAETQTSFKENTAPDKEELHIWNPTGESNPLLDDKKNESRIEMSMEEDHPFNETQNQTTASLLLKI; this is encoded by the exons AGCAACATGATGGGCACGTCCTCTTTCCATGAATTGAAAAAGCaagcttctttctttttcaaggagaagatcaAGACTGCTAGATTAGCTCTCACAGATGTCACAACCGCACAGTT GATGACAGAAGAAGCTACAAGTGGAAATCCATGGGCGCCAGACATGCCTACCTTGGGATCAATTTCAAAGGCTGCTTTTGAACTAGAAGATTATACAAGAATTGTAGAAATTCTGCACAAAAG ATTCCTGAAGTTTGAAAGAAAGAATTGGAGGGTCTCTTATAATTCCCTGATTGTACTTGAGCATTTGTTGACACAAGGGCCAGAGAGTGTTGCAGGAGAGTTTCGAAGTGACAAAGATGTTATAAGTGAAATGGAAAGCTTTCAGTATATAGATGAGAAAGG ATTTAATTGGGGCCTCACTGCTAGAAAAAAAGCTGAAAGAATATTGAAGCTGCTTGAGAAAGGCCCTCTTCTCAAAGAAGAAAGAGACCGAGCTCGGAAGCTAACAAGAGGGATTCAAGGTTTTGGGAGCTTTAGCCATCGGCCATCTTCAGCAGAAAGTGTTCTAAGAGAATCACCATCTTTCACAACATTTGGAAGGTCTAATTCTCAGTTCAACAGTCAAGGAAATCAGGAAAACCAgttttcaaactcaaaaaaagGGTTGTGCAAAGAAGTTCAAAGACCACAGCAAAGCCATCAGGTTGAAATAATGCTTGAGTCAAACTCAAACAAAGGGTTGTGCAAAGAAGTTCAAAGATCACAGCAAAGCCATCAGGTTGAAATAATGCTTGAGTCTAGTAACAACATTGAGAATGAGAAATCTTTGGACGGTTTGTGCAACACCAAGGTGCTTGAGAAGGCTGAAACTCAGACTAGTTTCAAAGAAAATACGGCTCCTGACAAGGAAGAGTTGCACATATGGAACCCCACAGGGGAGTCTAACCCACTTCTGGATGATAAGAAAAATGAATCCAGGATTGAGATGTCCATGGAAGAAGATCATCCCTTCAATGAGACTCAGAATCAAACCACAGCCTCACTGCTTTTGAAGATTTGA
- the LOC115987036 gene encoding U-box domain-containing protein 33-like yields MELLQPSHPLHHGIGTNTLYGFPSSGSNFGYGFHPEMSSQPQLPYIQEEAGDHEEEAARDHEKVHVAVGKSMERAVALLQWSCKNFRDQEICVIHVHQPSHQIPTLLGKLPASKASGEVVAAYRKEEWAQTVKLLGSYVSLCNAEKVKASFVTIEADQVQKGIVDLVNVHGIRKLVMGAVPETCVKVKKSSRKANYAAKNAPSFCEIWFVKKGKHMWTREASEVPNALSPSSQPEITTAETLRSKSFQYSKSNAIHPESVSFFSDKFTHFAGSSNCVLGDTVHVEELSLPILSYSPHNLQSSFFPPSTSTSFENNSPGRMVSAISDPRVDEMSLYDQLTEAKIEAEASMNEVFAEIMKRKKLEMEAVEAISKIRVFESAHAHEVKLRKEGEDALRTTIQEQEKVLEEREEVTRELQRTMRNVALLDSRAQEANRRCDEVVGELNLIQASISTLRQEKQRIRHQKTEALRWLERWRRGQAGAANCNGLIGFVDELPELAVFSLSDLQTATCNFSESFKLGQGGYGSVYKGEMFGRTVAIRKFNPHSMQGPSEFQQEVQVLGKLQHPHLVTLLGACPEAWSLVYDYLPNGSLQNHLFRKSNNPPLLWNTRTRIIAEISSALCFLHSSQPEKIIHGDLKPDNVLLDADLSCKICEFGLCRLVTEENLHCPSFRRGTEPKGAFTYTDPEFQRIGVLTPKSDIYSFGLIILQLLTGRLPTGLAAEVRKADSCGKLASILDSSAGEWPTFVARRLVDLGLQCCQLSSRDRPDMTPSLVRELEQLHVSEERPVPSYFLCPILQEIMHDPQVAADGFTYEGEALRGWLENGHDTSPMTNLKLSHLLLTPNNALRLAIQDWLCKC; encoded by the exons CCCTTCTTCCGGGTCTAACTTCGGGTACGGGTTTCACCCGGAGATGAGTTCACAACCTCAGCTTCCATATATTCAAGAGGAAGCAGGAGATCatgaagaagaagcagcaaGAGATCATGAAAAAGTACATGTGGCGGTCGGTAAGTCTATGGAGCGAGCTGTGGCTTTGCTTCAATGGTCATGCAAGAACTTTCGGGACCAAGAAATTTGTGTAATTCATGTTCATCAGCCTTCTCATCAGATTCCTACACTTT TGGGAAAATTACCGGCAAGTAAAGCAAGTGGTGAAGTAGTGGCTGCATATAGAAAGGAGGAATGGGCACAGACAGTGAAGCTCTTAGGATCTTACGTGAGCCTTTGCAATGCAGAAAAG GTGAAAGCAAGCTTTGTTACAATAGAAGCTGACCAAGTTCAGAAAGGAATTGTAGATCTGGTGAACGTACATGGTATTAGGAAGCTTGTGATGGGGGCTGTGCCTGAAAC TTGCGTGAAGGTGAAAAAGAGCTCCAGAAAGGCAAATTATGCTGCCAAAAATGCTCCCTCATTCTGTGAAATATGGTTTGTCAAGAAAGGGAAACATATGTGGACGAGAGAAGCTTCTGAAGTCCCAAATGCTTTGTCTCCATCTAGTCAACCTGAGATTACAACTGCAGAAACTTTGAGATCCAAATCTTTTCAATACAGTAAAAGTAATGCAATCCATCCAGAAAGTGTTTCATTCTTTTCTgataaatttacacattttgcTGGAAGCAGCAATTGTGTTCTGGGTGATACAGTTCATGTCGAAGAGCTTTCATTGCCCATCTTATCCTACTCCCCTCACAATCTCCAGAGTTCATTTTTTCCACCATCTACAAGCAccagttttgaaaataattctccTGGGAGAATGGTCTCTGCAATTTCTGATCCAAGGGTTGACGAAATGAGCTTGTATGACCAGCTAACAGAAGCCAAGATAGAAGCTGAGGCATCAATGAATGAGGTGTTTGCAGAAATAATGAAGCGTAAAAAATTGGAAATGGAAGCTGTTGAAGCTATCAGCAAG ATCAGAGTCTTTGAATCTGCCCATGCACATGAAGTTAAGCTGAGGAAGGAGGGTGAGGATGCACTGAGAACAACAATACAAGAACAAGAAAAGGTAttggaagaaagagaagaagtaACTAGAGAGCTACAAAGAACCATGAGAAATGTTGCTCTTCTAGATAGTCGTGCACAGGAAGCAAACCGTAGGTGTGATGAAGTAGTTGGAGAACTAAATTTGATTCAGGCATCCATTTCAACTCTACGGCAGGAGAAGCAGAGGATCCGTCATCAGAAAACAGAAGCCCTGCGCTGGCTTGAAAGGTGGAGACGTGGACAAGCTGGAGCTGCTAACTGCAATGGGCTCATTGGCTTTGTTGATGAATTGCCTGAGTTAGCAGTATTTTCATTGTCAGATCTGCAAACTGCTACATGCAATTTTTCTGAGAGCTTCAAGCTTGGGCAGGGAGGATATGGTTCTGTTTACAAGGGGGAAATGTTTGGTAGAACTGTTGCTATAAGGAAGTTCAACCCTCATAGCATGCAAGGACCATCAGAGTTTCAACAAGAG GTTCAAGTTCTTGGAAAACTCCAGCATCCTCATCTGGTGACGTTGCTTGGTGCATGCCCAGAAGCCTGGTCTCTTGTATATGATTACTTGCCCAATGGGAGCCTCCAAAACCACCTTTTCCGAAAAAGCAATAATCCTCCCTTGCTATGGAATACCCGAACACGTATCATTGCTGAAATCTCTAGTGCCCTTTGCTTCTTGCACTCTTCCCAACCAGAAAAGATCATCCATGGTGATCTGAAACCTGACAATGTACTTCTAGATGCTGATCTAAGCTGCAAGATATGTGAGTTTGGGCTTTGCAGGCTAGTAACTGAGGAGAACCTTCATTGCCCCAGTTTCCGCCGGGGCACGGAGCCCAAGGGTGCTTTTACGTATACAGATCCCGAGTTTCAGAGAATTGGAGTTCTGACACCCAAGTCTGACATTTACTCCTTTGGGCTGATCATTCTGCAGCTACTCACAGGAAGGCTTCCAACTGGGTTAGCAGCTGAGGTGCGTAAGGCAGATTCATGTGGGAAATTGGCATCAATTTTGGATTCATCAGCAGGAGAATGGCCTACATTTGTGGCAAGGCGGTTGGTAGACCTGGGGCTGCAATGTTGTCAATTGAGCAGCAGGGATAGACCAGATATGACACCTTCTCTAGTGAGGGAACTAGAGCAGTTGCATGTCTCCGAAGAGCGACCAGTGCCATCTTATTTCTTGTGCCCTATACTTCAG GAAATAATGCATGACCCGCAGGTGGCAGCAGATGGGTTCACTTACGAAGGGGAAGCATTGCGTGGATGGTTGGAAAATGGGCATGATACTTCTCCCATGACCAATCTGAAATTGAGTCACTTGCTTCTTACTCCTAATAATGCTCTGAGGCTTGCTATACAGGATTGGCTTTGCAAatgttga